The following coding sequences lie in one Oncorhynchus kisutch isolate 150728-3 linkage group LG17, Okis_V2, whole genome shotgun sequence genomic window:
- the LOC109907723 gene encoding DDB1- and CUL4-associated factor 1 isoform X3, whose translation MNALVNSYVMTSRELTLNTAACRLLQNIMPGLETAVVFQEKEGIVERLFKWAQEAEQPLRVYATGLLAGAMENQDIAANYREENSVVVPLMLQRLRELQAKDTENRKGFKRPSPRKSLGEPLLPLDEETVDGGFEDNPFPPGNEGIERNEKGSDEDRVEIHSHESYSEISFHLNYLNHTHKTSSCANSAVKGLMKPVSAPLPLSHRDLPDGREEGSTHLKRRTERETGRKVKQKLNFSLPDPERNFSELSNSSWSEMSPWVIGNNYHLYPLTPEMEQRLILQYLTPLGEYQELLAVFMQMGACELLIHYMDLKQTNDVQLTFEALKYLASLLLHKKFAAQFVVHGGVQKLLEIPKPSMAATGVSLCLYYLAYNQDAMERVCMLPHSILSDVVSYSLWLLECSHASGCCHATMFFSISFSFRAVLELFDRQDGLRRMVNLISTLEILNPEDQGALLSDDQIFSSRQTAKHTCMALRRYSEAHLAIKVEHVKQSLQRTEGGAPIHPQPYYKACSYTHEQVVEMMEFLIEYGPVRLYWEPAEVFHKLSCVQLLLQLISIACDWRTYYGRSDTVRYALDILSILTVVPKTQLLMSESVAVLDGEGGNAISTVGMGVVLVVAEGEVFVNDAEIQKSALQVVINCVCAPDKRMSGIGKFISGTPLRRLPQTTKNSESVLTKMWNVVQSNNGIKVLLSLLTVKMPITDADQIRTLACKALVGLSRSSSVRQIISKLPLFSSGHIQQFMKEPVLQDKRSEHVKFCKFAAELIKRVSGKPLMIGTDVSLAWLQRANVVAQSRISFPEKELLLLIRNHLVVKGLHDTATTLTKEADLPMAILPHPSSSALLPVVVPPASPAPALPRTPRLANGVTARLVSHSSHLSVPLSVHSQPRPSTSQLLMVPPAAPPLLTPHQSNGSPLIGRIAFMRERPSPCPMPAICKKPRVLRQKSDYGAFSQSPAMKKQLDRHLPSPPALDSIITEYLREQHARCKNPVTTCPPFSLFTPHQCPEPKQRRQAPTNFTSRHTRRVVYPKYGGVDGGCFDRHLIFSRFRPISVFREADEDESGFMCCAFSARERFLMLGTCTGQLKLYNVFTGQEEASYSCHSSAITHLEPSRDGSLLLTSASWSYPLSALWGMKSVFIMKHSFLDDHYVEFSKLSQDRVIGTKEHIAHIYDIQTGQKTLTLHYPDLSNNYKRNCATFNPTDDLVLNDGVLWDVRSAQAIHKFDKFNMNISGVFHPNGLELIVNTEIWDLRTFHLLHTVPALDQCRIVFNNNGTVIYGAMLQADNEDDLLEMQMKTPFGSSFRTFNATDYKPIATIDVKRNIFDLCTDTKDCYLAVIENQDSVNTDTVCRLYEVGRQRLAEEEEDEEDQEDDDQEDDDEDDSDDDIDTDPLVAELENENGGEDEEDGNNEFSPSDDEEVARLLEGDDDDDSDEEDGDLALDNTDSSDLEDDIILSLNE comes from the exons ATGAATGCT CTCGTTAATAGCTATGTGATGACCAGTAGAGAGCTCACCCTCAACACTGCAGCTTGTCGCCTGCTGCAGAATATCATGCCTGGGTTGGAGACTGCAGTGGTCTTTCAGGAGAAG GAGGGCATAGTGGAGAGGCTTTTTAAATGGGCCCAGGAGGCGGAGCAGCCCCTGAGAGTCTATGCTACAGGCCTTTTGGCTGGAGCAATGGAGAACCAGGACATCGCTGCCAACTACAGGGAGGAGAACTCTGTCGTG GTGCCTCTGATGCTGCAGCGGCTACGCGAGCTGCAGGCCAAGGACACTGAAAACCGGAAGGGGTTTAAACGGCCCAGTCCCAGGAAGAGTCTGGGGGAACCTCTCCTTCCTCTGGATGAGGAGACGGTCGACGGGGGCTTCGAGGACAACCCTTTCCCCCCGGGGAATGAAGGCATTGAGAGGAATGAGAAGGGATCAGATGAGGACCGAGTGGAGATCCACAGCCACGAGTCTTACAGCGAGATCTCCTTCCACCTCAACTACCTTAACCACACCCACAAGACCAGTAGCTGCGCTAACTCCGCTGTCAAAGGACTGATGAAGCCTGTGTCTGCCCCGCTGCCTCTGTCCCACCGGGACTTGCCCGACGGCAGGGAGGAGGGCAGCACTCACCtcaagaggagaacagagagggagactggACGAAAGGTGAAACAGAAACTGAACTTCTCCCTGCCAGACCCGGAGAGGAACTTCAGCGAGCTGTCCAACAGCAGCTGGTCTGAGATGAGCCCCTGGGTGATTGGGAACAACTATCACCTTTACCCTCTTACCCCAGAGATGGAGCAGAGACTCATCCTACAGTACCTCACCCCTCTGGGAGAGTACCAGGAG CTTCTGGCTGTCTTCATGCAGATGGGAGCCTGTGAGCTGCTCATCCATTACATGGACCTGAAGCAGACCAACGATGTACAGCTCACCTTTGAGGCTCTCAAG TACCTAGCCTCCCTGCTCCTGCATAAGAAGTTTGCCGCCCAGTTTGTGGTCCATGGAGGGGTTCAGAAGCTGCTGGAGATCCCCAAGCCTTCCATGGCCGCCACAGGGGTGTCTCTGTGCCTCTACTACCTGGCCTACAACCAGGATGCCATGGAGAGG GTGTGTATGCTGCCCCACTCTATCCTGTCTGACGTGGTGAGCTACAGTCTGTGGCTGTTGGAGTGTTCCCACGCCTCGGGCTGCTGCCACGCCACCATGttcttctccatctctttctccttccgAGCAGTGCTGGAACTCTTTGACAGGCAGGACGGCCTCCGGCGCATGGTCAACCTG ATCAGCACATTGGAGATCCTGAACCCTGAGGACCAGGGTGCCCTGCTGAGTGATGACCAGATCTTCTCCAGCAGGCAGACGGCCAAGCACACCTGCATGGCCCTGCGCAGGTACTCCGAGGCCCACCTGGCCATCAAGGTGGAGCATGTCAAGCAGTCCCTGCAGCGGACTGAAGGGGGCGCTCCCATTCACCCACAGCCTTACTACAAG GCATGTAGTTACACCCACGAGCAGGTGGTGGAGATGATGGAGTTCCTGATTGAGTACGGCCCAGTCAGGCTGTACTGGGAGCCTGCAGAAGTTTTCCATAAGCTCTCCTGTGTGCAGCTTCTCCTGCAGCTCATCTCCATTGCCTGTGACTGGAGGACCTACTACGGCAG GAGTGACACAGTGCGTTATGCCCTGGACATACTGAGCATCCTGACGGTGGTCCCTAAGACCCAGCTGCTGATGTCGGAGTCTGTGGCCGTGCTGGATGGGGAGGGGGGCAACGCCATCTCCACCGTGG GTATGGGTGTAGTCCTGGTGGTGGCAGAGGGAGAGGTGTTTGTGAACGATGCCGAGATTCAGAAGTCTGCTCTGCAGGTGGTCATCAACTGTGTGTGCGCTCCAGATAAACGCATGTCCGGCATCGGCAAGTTCATCTCTGGCACGCCCCTCAGACGTCTACCCCAGACCACCAAGAACAGCGAGAGCGTGCTCACCAAGATGTGGAATGTGGTGCAGTCCAACAATGGCATCAAG GTACTGCTGTCCCTGCTGACGGTGAAGATGCCCATCACAGATGCGGATCAGATTCGGACCCTGGCCTGTAAGGCCCTGGTGGGTCTGTCCCGCTCCAGCTCAGTCAGACAGATTATTAGCAAGCTGCCTCTCTTCAGCAGTGGACACATCCAGCAGTTCATGAAGGAGCCCGTGCTCCAGGACAAACGTAGCGAACACGTCAAGTTCTGCAAGTTTGCGGCAGAGCTAATCAAGCGGGTGTCTGGTAAACCCCTCATGATCGGGACGGATGTCTCCCTGGCCTGGCTGCAGAGGGCAAACGTGGTGGCCCAGTCCAGAATATCCTTTCCTGAGAAGGAGCTACTGCTGTTGATCCGGAACCACCTGGTGGTCAAGGGTCTGCATGACACTGCCACCACACTCACCAAGGAGGCCGACCTCCCCATGGCCATCCTCCCCCACCCATCTTCCTCAGCTTTGCTTCCTGTCGTTGTTCCCCCTGCTTCTCCTGCCCCTGCCCTCCCCCGGACCCCTCGGCTGGCCAATGGGGTCACAGCACGGTTGGTGAGCCACAGCTCTCATCTGTCCGTGCCGTTGTCAGTTCACTCCCAGCCTCGTCCCTCGACGTCGCAACTCCTCATGGTACCTCCGGCCGCCCCTCCCCTGTTGACCCCTCACCAAAGCAACGGCTCTCCCCTTATTGGGCGGATCGCGTTCATGCGAGAGCGCCCGTCGCCGTGCCCCATGCCTGCCATCTGTAAGAAGCCGCGGGTGCTGAGGCAGAAGTCAGACTACGGTGCCTTCAGCCAGAGTCCAGCCATGAAGAAACAGCTGGACAGACACCTGCCCTCTCCCCCCGCCCTGGACAGCATCATCACAGAGTACCTGAGGGAGCAGCACGCGCGCTGCAAGAACCCCGTTACCACCtgcccccccttctccctcttcacCCCCCACCAGTGCCCTGAGCCCAAGCAGAGGCGCCAGGCCCCAACCAACTTCACCTCCCGACACACACGCAGGGTTGTCTACCCAAAATACGGAGGGGTGGATGGCGGCTGCTTCGACCGACACCTCATCTTTAGCAG GTTCCGACCCATCTCTGTGTTCAGGGAAGCAGACGAAGATGAGAGTGGGTTCATGTGCTGTGCCTTCTCTGCCCGTGAGCGGTTCCTGATGCTGGGGACGTGTACGGGCCAACTCAAACTCTACAATGTGTTCACAGGCCAGGAGGAGGCCAGCTATAGCTGCCACAGCTCTGCCATCACACACCTAGAGCCATCACGG GATGGCTCTTTGTTGTTGACGTCAGCATCATGGAGTTATCCTCTGTCTGCACTGTGGGGCATGAAGTCAGTGTTCATCATGAA GCATTCCTTCTTAGATGACCATTATGTGGAGTTCAGTAAACTTTCACAAGACCGAGTCATTGGCACAAAGGAACACATAGCTCAC ATCTACGACATCCAGACAGGGCAGAAGACCCTCACCCTCCACTACCCGGACCTGTCCAACAACTACAAGAGGAACTGTGCAACCTTTAACCCCACCGACGACCTGGTGCTGAACGACGGCGTGCTGTGGGATGTGCGCTCAGCTCAGGCCATCCACAAGTTCGACAAGTTCAACATGAACATCAGCGGAGTGTTCCACCCCAACGGCCTGGAGCTCATTGTCAACACTGAGATT TGGGACCTGCGGACCTTCCACCTGCTCCACACAGTGCCAGCTCTGGACCAGTGCAGGATCGTCTTCAACAACAACGGCACGGTCATCTACGGAG CGATGCTACAGGCAGATAATGAAGACGATCTATTGGAAATGCAGATGAAGACTCCCTTTGGCTCCTCCTTCAGGACGTTCAACGCCACTGACTACAAACCCATTG CCACCATCGACGTGAAGAGGAATATATTTGACCTCTGCACGGATACTAAGGACTGCTACCTGGCTGTGATCGAG AACCAAGACTCGGTCAACACAGACACGGTGTGCAGACTGTACGAGGTGGGACGCCAGAGActggctgaggaggaggaggatgaggaagatcaG GAGGATGACGATCAAGAGGATGACGATGAAGATGACTCTGACGACGACATCGacacagacccactggttgccgaGTTGGAAAATGAAAATGGAGGAGAGGACGAGGAAGATGGGAACAATGAATTCTCTCCCTCTGACGATGAAGAGGTAGCTCGTCTGCTTGagggggatgatgatgatgactcgGATGAGGAAGATGGGGACCTTGCCCTGGATAACA CAGACAGCTCAGACCTTGaggatgacataatcctgtcccTGAATGAGTGA